The following coding sequences lie in one Arachis stenosperma cultivar V10309 chromosome 5, arast.V10309.gnm1.PFL2, whole genome shotgun sequence genomic window:
- the LOC130982725 gene encoding protein DETOXIFICATION 56-like, producing MSAAKSELVEKASINVESNDQSSPPAPASLGKMVASELRIQRGIALPMVAMNLAWFAKTAITTAFLGRLGGLSLAGGALGFTFANVTGFSVLNGLCGAMEPICGQAHGARNFKLLHKTLLMTIILLLLVTIPITFLWLNVDKILIHFGQHQDISTVAKTYISYLIPDLFVTSLFCPLKSYLSSQSITLPTMFSSAVALAFHIPINIVLSKTMGLGGVSMAVWITDLIVVVLLAIYVAILENRKGSMWKEGGWWDQSIQDWIRLLKLCGSCCLNTCLEWWCYEILILLTGHLTDAKDSLGILTIVLNFDYLLFSVMLSLATCVSTRVSNELGANHAVPAYRAACVSLGLGCACGCIGSLVMVGARGAWGPLFSHERGIITGVKRTMLLMALVEVFNFPVAVCGGILRGTARPWLGMYANLGGFYFLTLPLGVLFAFKLHLGLIGLFIGLIAGIVICLLLLLMFIARINWEVEASKAQQLATKYDSQEPIQNHHV from the coding sequence ATGTCAGCAGCAAAATCTGAGTTGGTAGAGAAGGCAAGCATAAACGTAGAAAGTAATGATCAATCATCTCCACCTGCTCCTGCAAGCCTTGGGAAGATGGTGGCTTCAGAGCTGAGAATTCAACGAGGAATAGCCCTTCCAATGGTGGCCATGAACCTTGCCTGGTTTGCCAAGACAGCCATCACAACAGCATTTCTAGGCCGCCTGGGCGGGCTCAGCTTAGCCGGCGGTGCCCTGGGCTTCACTTTCGCCAACGTAACCGGCTTCTCTGTCCTGAACGGCCTGTGTGGCGCCATGGAACCTATCTGTGGACAAGCTCACGGTGCTAGAAACTTCAAACTCCTCCACAAGACCCTTCTTATGACAATCATATTGCTCCTCTTGGTAACAATTCCCATCACTTTCCTATGGCTCAACGTTGACAAAATCTTAATTCACTTCGGGCAGCACCAAGATATTTCAACGGTGGCCAAAACCTACATCTCATATCTTATACCAGATTTGTTTGTCACCTCGCTCTTCTGCCCCTTAAAATCCTACTTGAGCTCCCAAAGCATAACACTCCCAACCATGTTCAGTTCAGCCGTGGCACTTGCTTTCCACATACCAATCAACATAGTACTCTCAAAAACCATGGGCCTTGGGGGGGTTTCCATGGCGGTTTGGATAACCGATCTTATAGTGGTGGTTCTGCTGGCAATTTACGTAGCCATTCTTGAGAACAGAAAGGGAAGCATGTGGAAGGAAGGGGGGTGGTGGGATCAGAGCATACAAGATTGGATTAGGCTTTTGAAGCTGTGTGGATCATGCTGCCTCAACACATGCTTGGAATGGTGGTGCTATGAGATTCTCATCTTGCTTACCGGCCACCTCACTGACGCTAAAGACTCACTCGGAATTCTCACCATTGTTCTCAACTTCGACTATCTGCTTTTCTCCGTCATGCTGTCCCTGGCCACCTGTGTCTCCACCCGAGTCTCCAACGAGCTCGGGGCCAACCACGCCGTCCCCGCGTACCGGGCGGCGTGTGTTTCTTTGGGATTGGGGTGTGCCTGCGGGTGCATAGGGAGCTTGGTGATGGTGGGGGCAAGGGGAGCCTGGGGGCCTCTGTTTAGCCATGAAAGGGGAATCATAACAGGGGTAAAAAGGACAATGCTGCTGATGGCTCTTGTGGAAGTGTTTAATTTTCCGGTGGCGGTTTGTGGAGGCATACTTAGAGGGACAGCTAGACCATGGTTGGGCATGTATGCTAATTTGGGTGGATTTTACTTCCTTACCCTGCCCCTTGGTGTGCTTTTTGCATTCAAGCTTCACCTTGGGCTTATTGGGCTCTTTATTGGTCTTATTGCTGGTATTGTTATTTGCTTGTTGCTGCTGCTCATGTTTATTGCAAGGATTAACTGGGAAGTGGAAGCTTCTAAGGCACAGCAACTGGCCACAAAATATGATTCTCAAGAACCAATTCAAAACCATCATGTCTAA